Proteins co-encoded in one Fusarium musae strain F31 chromosome 3, whole genome shotgun sequence genomic window:
- a CDS encoding hypothetical protein (EggNog:ENOG41~BUSCO:EOG092609O9), giving the protein MSSRITRSSARQAASQAAQTNNIAPAAADVPAIPSTTPSTRKRKGLAAEKSPNDALPPSGSSGRRSKRQKIPEAVPPPNANNNNHITSRSRRKGKPAVDMDSPDNNQPGSAHPPEPSIPSGSSSRKSSRSKKTTGPPSETTSGTTLTTRRSKRNLDSAVDQDTPMTGTDENKDPGPPPPPPPPIDHHDDDDSEDNDEDEDEEGSRRYDEDEDDEDDPFGGFGGPPGSLSSTLRALTGMMSGLTSRFREILHNLRVDDLSVQLIALQELSEILLVSNEDNLSGHFSPDAYVKELVSLMNKEESPEIMLLACRCLANLMEALPASVANVVYGSAVPVLCQKLLEISFIDLAEQALSTLEKISVEYPASIVREGGLTACLSYLDFFATGTQRTAVTTAANCCRNIPEDSFPVVRDVMPTLLNVLNSSDQRVVEQASLCVSGIVESFKYQPSKLEELVSVDLLRGVLRLLVPGTTNMIGSSIHTQFLRVLAFTARASPRLSAELFKLNVVETLYQILTGVSPPSGTEDVASKLDSVIIMQALIHRPRDQIIETLNVICELLPNLPRNADPSYGDFVELQASADPTNSAASGGRNRRSTNEKRIELLEECKDEVRRFALIIFPTLTDAFSSTVNLSVRQKVLTAQLKMLSNLDEDILVEALTPVPYASFLASILSQQDHASLVMLGLQAAELLLSRLDKIYRYQFYREGVFLEITKIAEEEDAVEEKPGKGEKQESQGEQATEQDNEQSSDQESEHEEDEEDEERESSDDEDEDEEHDNENGEAQNEDMSPVSSRGSTMSLEVPLHRLVSDVRSMKSRTRDVAKKFLETHETEGHGQAMKLKATAILDALSDLAGELEAFYLKPMPSNVTADKGRELFTKLASYFDTDVLESVTSAELLASGLVRVLLEVFSNPDEKLARAAQSTFLEVFMAYTVKAKPKTATAESPATPFSVMIHKLQDLLSRSEHFEVITVHHNTFDGNHSSPASMLGKQIRLRLVADDESEIPRPYRNIMVSIHAIATFKSLDDYLRPRISINERSRGSARRDGVARALAAMANSAGLPLSSAAAARLAAAERSGPFSGPPIPPPPAVATPSGSQALRKSKSQAAPATPDQSAGPSRDKGALRRSSRRHGAANTPPAPRPPPVDDEEMQDTLECADEKQLTDDDDVGDSGALDAIVGELEEDMQEESTPEDTSAVNMEVATGGHVTARKEDGTRIATPTGSGVPSRAGGPSVGSQGTPTPALSSSRPMSYASALQAVPQDWHIEFSLDNKLIPNETTIYRAVHTSASNSDEHLSRSIWSTVHPIKFKRVPGPPPAESLSFSSNTEADGEDEHGIPASLAKNPTTSSILRLLNILHDLNSNIEDVLIEKKNSVIGLNVEPLSQFVNTKLTAKLNRQLEEPLIVASNCLPSWAEDLARLYPFLFPFETRHLFLQSTSFGYARSMARWQNTQSAEDNRRDRNNERPFLGRLQRQKVRISRQKILESALKVMELYGASQSILEVEYFEEVGTGLGPTLEFYSTVSKEFSKRKLKLWREVDSNGSDEFVSGATGLFPRPQSDEEAGTPNGERILHLFKMLGKFVARSMIDSRIIDLHFNPIFFRIGDAVSSGVKPSLGAVKIVDPVLARSLKAIKQFALAKKEIDEDPNRTPAQKVADTQSITIDGVKLDDLCLDFTLPGYPNIQLEDNGSQKRVTIDNVDSYLEKVIDMTLGSGVRRQVDAFRAGFSQVFPYSALSAFTPDELVTLFGRVDEDWSLETLLDSIKADHGYNMDSETVKNLLHTMSEFDASQRRDFLQFTTGSPKLPIGGFKSLTPMFTVVCKPSEHPYTSDDYLPSVMTCVNYLKLPDYSTIEIMRKQLFTAVKEGQGAFHLS; this is encoded by the exons ATGTCTTCTAGAATCACCAGATCTTCGGCTCGTCAAGCAGCGAGTCAGGCAGCCCAAACTAACAATATTGCTCCTGCCGCTGCTGACGTCCCGGCCATACCCTCCACTACTCCATCCACACGCAAGCGAAAAGGGCTCGCCGCCGAGAAGAGCCCCAACGACGCATTACCACCCTCTGGGTCTTCAGGTCGACGGTCCAAGAGACAAAAGATCCCCGAAGCCGTTCCACCTCCAAACGCCAACAATAACAATCACATCACTTCCCGATCTCGGCGAAAAGGAAAGCCCGCTGTTGATATGGACAGCCCGGA TAACAACCAACCCGGATCTGCGCATCCTCCAGAGCCCTCCATCCCCTCAGGTTCTTCTAGCAGAAAATCGAGCCGTTCTAAGAAAACCACGGGACCTCCATCAG AAACCACATCTGGTACAACTTTGACCACCCGAAGATCGAAACGGAATCTTGACAGCGCAGTTGATCAAGATACACCGATGACGGGTACCGACGAGAACAAAGACCCAGGACCACCAccaccccctcctcctcccatcgATCAccacgacgatgacgatagcGAAGACaatgacgaggacgaagatgaagagggatCACGAAGgtacgacgaagacgaagacgacgaagacgatcCTTTTGGCGGATTTGGTGGCCCTCCAGGCAGTTTATCCAGCACACTTAGAGCACTCACAGGGATGATGTCCGGCCTAACATCTCGATTCCGGGAGATTCTTCACAATCTGCGAGTTGATGATCTCTCAGTGCAGCTAATAGCTCTGCAGGAGCTATCAGAAATACTTCTAGTTTCCAACGAAGACAACCTCTCTGGCCACTTCTCTCCCGATGCGTATGTTAAGGAGCTGGTTTCCCTCAtgaacaaagaagaaagcCCCGAAATCATGTTGCTCGCGTGCCGTTGCTTGGCAAATTTGATGGAGGCTTTGCCTGCCAGTGTTGCGAACGTCGTCTATGGAAGCGCCGTCCCTGTCCTGTGCCAAAAACTTCTCGAAATTTCTTTTATCGATTTGGCAGAGCAGGCCCTGAGCACATTGGAAAAGATATCAGTCGAATATCCTGCCAGTATCGTTCGTGAGGGTGGCCTTACTGCTTGTTTGTCTTATCTCGACTTTTTTGCTACCGGCACGCAGAGAACTGCCGTTACTACCGCAGCAAACTGTTGCCGCAACATCCCCGAAGACTCTTTCCCAGTAGTGCGAGATGTTATGCCTACACTTCTCAACGTTCTCAATAGCAGTGATCAGCGGGTCGTGGAGCAGGCCTCGCTTTGCGTTTCTGGCATCGTCGAGAGTTTCAAGTACCAACCCTCCAAACTTGAGGAACTTGTTAGCGTCGACCTTCTTCGAGGTGTGCTGCGACTTCTTGTTCCCGGTACGACCAACATGATTGGCTCCAGTATCCATACACAATTTCTCCGAGTTTTGGCATTCACTGCGCGAGCTAGCCCTCGTCTTTCCGCAGAGCTCTTCAAGCTTAATGTGGTAGAGACATTGTATCAAATCCTGACTGGGGTTTCACCACCCAGCGGTACCGAAGATGTTGCCTCCAAACTGGACAGTGTTATAATCATGCAGGCTCTAATCCATCGGCCCCGAGATCAGATCATTGAGACGCTCAATGTCATTTGCGAATTACTACCTAACCTACCACGAAATGCAGATCCCTCATATGGTGATTTTGTCGAACTTCAAGCCTCGGCAGATCCTACAAACTCGGCAGCCAGTGGGGGAAGAAACCGCAGGTCTACGAATGAGAAGCgcattgagcttcttgaagagTGCAAAGACGAAGTTCGCCGATTTgcgctcatcatcttccctACTTTGACGGATGCGTTCTCCAGTACTGTCAACTTGAGCGTCCGCCAAAAAGTCCTCACAGCACAATTGAAGATGCTCTCGAATCTTGATGAGGACATCTTGGTTGAGGCGCTTACTCCGGTACCTTATGCCTCTTTCCTCGCTTCCATTCTTTCACAACAAGACCACGCATCTCTGGTTATGCTTGGTCTGCAAGCGGCCGAGCTGCTACTAAGCAGACTCGACAAGATCTACCGGTATCAATTCTATCGCGAAGGAGTCTTTCTTGAGATCACCAagattgctgaggaggaagacgcaGTTGAAGAGAAGCCAGGCAAGGGTGAAAAACAGGAGTCTCAGGGCGAACAAGCAACTGAACAAGACAACGAACAGTCCTCAGACCAGGAATCTGAGCatgaggaggacgaagaagatgaggaacgCGAGTcctctgatgatgaggacgaagacgaagagcaTGATAACGAGAATGGCGAGGCGCAGAATGAGGATATGTCCCCTGTTAGCTCCCGGGGATCTACCATGTCTCTCGAGGTCCCTCTCCATCGTCTTGTCTCCGACGTGCGATCCATGAAATCTCGAACTCGAGACGTCGCCAAGAAGTTCTTGGAGACCCATGAGACTGAAGGCCATGGCCAGGCtatgaagctcaaggcaaCAGCAATCCTTGATGCTCTTTCAGATTTGGCTGGTGAGCTTGAGGCCTTCTATCTCAAGCCGATGCCCAGCAACGTTACGGCCGATAAAGGAAGGGAACTCTTCACCAAGCTTGCATCATATTTCGATACCGACGTCTTGGAAAGTGTTACGAGCGCAGAACTTCTGGCATCTGGTCTTGTCCGTGTGCTTCTAGAGGTTTTCAGCAACCCAGACGAGAAACTGGCCCGTGCCGCCCAGTCAACGTTCCTAGAAGTCTTCATGGCATACACCGTCAAAGCGAAGCCAAAAACTGCAACTGCAGAATCTCCGGCAACGCCTTTCAGCGTCATGATTCACAAGCTTCAGGACTTGCTCAGTAGGTCAGAGCATTTTGAGGTTATTACGGTGCATCATAACACATTTGACGGCAACCACAGTAGTCCTGCTTCCATGCTTGGGAAGCAGATTCGACTTCGTCTTGTTGCCGATGATGAATCCGAAATACCTCGACCTTATCGTAATATAATGGTGTCAATTCATGCCATCGCGACTTTCAAATCCCTCGATGACTATTTACGGCCTAGGATCAGTATCAATGAGCGATCTCGTGGCTCCGCCCGCAGGGATGGAGTTGCTCGAGCACTTGCCGCTATGGCAAACAGCGCGGGTCTTCCTCTGAGTagcgcagcagcagcccgtCTAGCAGCAGCTGAACGATCAGGCCCTTTCTCGGGACCTCCGATACCGCCGCCGCCTGCTGTTGCTACGCCATCTGGCTCCCAAGCACTTCGCAAATCAAAGTCACAGGCTGCCCCTGCCACACCAGACCAATCTGCTGGGCCGTCTCGCGATAAAGGGGCGCTGAGACGCTCTTCAAGACGGCATGGCGCCGCTAATACACCCCCGGCGCCTCGGCCTCCGCctgttgatgacgaggaaaTGCAAGATACACTAGAATGCGCCGACGAGAAGCAGCTgactgatgacgatgacgtcGGAGACAGCGGTGCATTGGATGCCATTGTTGGTGAGCTCGAAGAAGACATGCAAGAGGAATCGACGCCTGAGGATACTTCTGCTGTCAACATGGAGGTCGCTACTGGCGGCCATGTCACCGCACGCAAGGAAGATGGCACTCGAATCGCGACACCAACTGGATCTGGTGTACCTAGCCGTGCGGGTGGACCCTCAGTTGGCTCTCAAGGCACACCTACTCCAGCCTTGTCATCGTCGAGGCCAATGTCTTATGCGTCCGCTCTCCAGGCAGTGCCCCAAGATTGGCACATCGAGTTCAGTCTTGACAACAAGCTGATCCCCAATGAGACTACCATCTACCGCGCTGTCCATACTTCAGCTTCTAACTCAGATGAGCATCTAAGCAGAAGCATCTGGTCAACTGTGCACCCAATCAAGTTCAAGCGTGTACCTGGGCCACCTCCTGCGGAATCTCTTTCATTTTCTTCAAACACGGAAGctgatggtgaagatgaacaTGGAATCCCCGCTTCCCTTGCCAAGAACCCAACAACGTCATCAATTTTACGCCTATTAAACATTCTTCACGATCTCAACTCGAACATTGAAGATGTTTTGATTGAGAAAAAGAACAGCGTTATTGGCCTGAATGTTGAGCCGTTATCACAGTTCGTCAACACGAAACTCACAGCGAAGTTGAATCGTCAGTTGGAGGAGCCCTTGATTGTTGCCAGCAACTGTCTACCTAGTTGGGCGGAGGATTTAGCTCGCCTTTATCCCTTCCTCTTCCCATTTGAGACTCGACATTTATTCCTTCAATCTACATCTTTCGGATATGCCCGATCAATGGCGAGGTGGCAGAATACCCAGTCTGCGGAGGACAACCGAAGAGATCGAAATAACGAACGGCCATTCCTCGGTCGCCTTCAACGACAAAAAGTTAGGATCTCACGTCAGAAGATCCTTGAATCGGCCTTGAAAGTCATGGAGCTATATGGTGCTTCACAGAGTATCCTAGAAGTGGAGTATTTCGAGGAGGTGGGCACTGGTCTTGGTCCCACTCTCGAGTTCTACTCAACAGTCTCGAAAGAGTTCTCAAAGAGGAAGCTCAAACTCTGGCGCGAGGTCGATTCGAACGGCTCTGATGAGTTTGTGTCTGGAGCCACTGGGCTCTTCCCTCGGCCGCAGAGCGATGAAGAGGCTGGGACACCTAACGGAGAGCGGATTCTGCATCTTTTCAAGATGCTTGGAAAGTTTGTTGCGCGGTCCATGATTGACTCCCGAATCATCGATCTTCACTTCAACCCCATCTTCTTCCGCATTGGGGATGCAGTTTCATCTGGAGTCAAACCATCATTGGGGGCTGTGAAAATTGTCGATCCTGTCCTTGCTCGTTCATTGAAGGCCATCAAGCAGTTTGCcttggccaagaaggaaatcGATGAAGACCCCAATCGTACACCAGCACAAAAGGTTGCCGACACACAAAGCATTACTATCGATGgcgtcaagcttgatgaccTTTGTCTCGACTTCACTTTGCCAGGTTATCCTAATATTCAGCTGGAGGATAATGGTTCCCAAAAACGAGTTACTATTGACAATGTGGACTCGTATCTGGAGAAGGTCATTGATATGACTCTTGGGTCTGGTGTTCGCCGCCAAGTTGATGCCTTCCGTGCTGGATTCTCACAGGTATTCCCCTACTCTGCACTGAGTGCTTTCACGCCAGATGAGTTGGTCACCTTGTTTGGCCGTGTAGATGAGGACTGGTCACTTGAGA CTCTCCTTGATTCGATCAAGGCCGATCATGGTTACAACATGGATAGCGAGACCGTCAAGAATCTGCTCCATACAATGAGCGAATTTGATGCTTCGCAGCGCCGTGACTTCTTACAGTTCACCACTGGAAGTCCGAAGCTCCCCATTGGAG GATTCAAGTCTCTGACACCTATGTTCACTGTGGTCTGCAAACCAAGTGAGCACCCTTATACGTCCGACGACTACCTCCCTAGTGTCATGACGTGTGTCAACTACTTGAAGCTTCCAGACTACTCTACCATTGAGATCATGAGGAAGCAGCTTTTCACAGCAGTCAAGGAAGGCCAGGGAGCGTTCCATCTGTCGTAG
- a CDS encoding hypothetical protein (EggNog:ENOG41), giving the protein MKSRALRQVALRRVTLSRPHVTPITIRSASSVSQRPNSNFVSFPGALKSAFTSSLKFEDPESYPALSTYRVVDQHGVVVDESFKPDISDEEVIRLYKDMVFISIMDLIMFDAQRQGRLSFYMVSAGEEAVSIGSSSVLDKDDVMFCQYREQGVFKERGFTAKDFMSQLFGNKNDPSRGRSMPVHYGSKELNIHSISSPLATQLPQASGAAYALKMQRLQDPSSKARVVAAYFGEGAASEGDFHAALNIAATRSCPVIFICRNNGYAISTPTLDQYRGDGIASRGIGYGIDTIRIDGNDIWAVREATKKAREMALEDGGKPVLIEAMTYRVSHHSTSDDSFAYRARVEVEDWKRRDNPITRLRKWMEAKGIWDEAKEKEARSDLRKEILKAFSEAEREKKPPIRGMFEDIYEELTDDLKAQMKELKEMLDKYPEEYDVAEFEGGKDSLKP; this is encoded by the exons ATGAAGTCCCGAGCTCTGCGTCAAGTCGCCCTGCGGCGGGTCACCCTTTCTAGGCCACATGTAACACCCATTACTATCCGATCAGCCAGCAGTGTATCGCAACGGCCCAATTCCAACTTTGTCTCCTTTCCTGGTGCTTTGAAAAGCGCGTTCACAAGCTCTCTCAAGTTCGAAGATCCCGAGTCGTATCCTGCCTTATCGACGTATCGCGTTGTAGACCAGCATGGAGTTGTGGTGGATGAATCGTTCAAACCTGATATCTCCGATGAGGAGGTTATTCGTCTATACAAAGATATGGTCTTCATCTCGATTATGGACCTGATTATGTTTGATGCGCAAAGACAAGGTCGATTGAGCTTCTATATGGTTAGTGCTGGCGAGGAGGCCGTCAGCATTGGAAGTTCAAGCGTGCTCGACAAAGACGATGTTATGTTCTGTCAATACAGAGAGCAAGGCGTGTTTAAGGAGCGAGGGTTTACAGCCAAAGATTTCATGAGCCAGTTGTTTGGTAACAAGAACGACCCAAGTCGAGGACGCAGCATGCCTGTCCATTACGGAAGCAAAGAGCTGAATATT CATTCAATTTCGTCTCCATTAGCGACACAGCTTCCCCAGGCTTCCGGTGCCGCTTATGCTCTCAAGATGCAAAGGCTTCAAGACCCCAGCTCCAAAGCTCGTGTGGTAGCGGCATACTTTGGTGAGGGTGCGGCTAGTGAAGGAGACTTCCATGCTGCTCTTAACATTGCCGCAACACGATCGTGCCCTGTTATCTTCATCTGCAGAAACAACGGATATGCTATCTCAACGCCTACACTAGACCAATACCGTGGTGATGGTATCGCCAGCCGTGGTATCGGCTACGGTATCGATACCATCCGAATAGATGGTAACGATATCTGGGCCGTCAGAGAAGCTACAAAGAAGGCACGTGAGATGGcccttgaagatggtgggAAGCCAGTTCTCATTGAAGCCATGACCTACCGTGTCTCTCATCACAGCACATCAGATGACTCGTTCGCCTACCGTGCGCGTGTAGAAGTTGAAGACTGGAAGCGTCGCGACAACCCTATCACTCGACTACGAAAGTGGATGGAAGCGAAAGGCATCTGggatgaggccaaggagaaggaggctcgCAGTGATCTTCGCAAGGAGATATTGAAGGCGTTCAGTGAGGCAGAGCGGGAGAAGAAGCCCCCGATTCGGGGCATGTTTGAGGATATCTACGAAGAGTTGACAGATGATTTGAAGGCGCAGATGAAGGAGCTTAAGGAGATGCTGGATAAGTATCCCGAGGAGTATGATGTTGCTGAGTTTGAGGGTGGTAAGGATAGCTTGAAGCCATGA